One Bacillus spongiae genomic window, ACAGAATATTTTGATTAACGGAGCATCAGGCGGGTTGGGGACATTTTCAGTACAAATAGCAAAAGCCATTGGGACGAAGGTTACCGGTGTATGTAGTACACGTAATTTGGATTTAGTTCGCTCCATTGGGGCAGATGATGTCATTGATTATACAAAGACAGATTTTACGAATACAGGGAAGAAATATGACCTCATTTTTGATACAGTTGGAAATCGGTCAGTATCAGACTTATTGAGGGCTTTGAAGCCAAATGGAATTTGTACTGTCGCTGGATTTACGAATATGACTCGTTTTGTAGATATTTCTCTTAAAGGAAAGTGGATATCTCGAACGGGCAATAAAAAAATTGGCTTGATGAAAACGGTCCACACAAACAAAAAGGATCTATTATTTTTAAAGGAACTACTCGAATCTGAAAAAATTGTACCGGTGATTGACCGTCATTATCCCTTAAGCCAAACAGCTGAAGCCATTCGCTATCTAGAAAAGGGGCGTGCAAGAGGAAAAGTGATTA contains:
- a CDS encoding NAD(P)-dependent alcohol dehydrogenase; this encodes MMKAIVFTEYGSTDVLQLKEVEQPEPEENEVLVKVYAAAANPLDWRFMRANPFLARLENGLQKPKKTTRLGADLAGRVEAIGSKVTHFKPGDEVFGEKFETGLGGFAEYACVPEEALALKPRNLSFEEAAAVPIAALTALQGLQNDGNLQSGQNILINGASGGLGTFSVQIAKAIGTKVTGVCSTRNLDLVRSIGADDVIDYTKTDFTNTGKKYDLIFDTVGNRSVSDLLRALKPNGICTVAGFTNMTRFVDISLKGKWISRTGNKKIGLMKTVHTNKKDLLFLKELLESEKIVPVIDRHYPLSQTAEAIRYLEKGRARGKVIITVA